A window of the Isosphaera pallida ATCC 43644 genome harbors these coding sequences:
- a CDS encoding VPS10 domain-containing protein, with protein sequence MRTFARFAVTTASLAWLAMFASTFVVAQEPASTDPPTPAPVAPPPADAAKPDPAHAPKTPAEQPPANQPEPPQTETSKPNQDKPADEPKTPIQEAKPDQDKPAEQAKPKDEATPESPPAMPQEWAKGITWRSLGPAVMGGRIVALSVYEADPSTFWAATASGGLLKTTNNGITFEHQFDRESTVSIGDVCVAPSHRDIVWVGTGEHNPRNSVSYGDGVYKSTDGGKTWTCMGLRDSFQIGSIRIHPTNPDIVYVGALGRLYGPNETRGLYKTTDGGKTWERVLFLDDHTGIIDIELNPANPDIILAAAYQRQRDEFDGNEPAVRYGEKAGIYKSTDAGATWTRLTKGLPSCKLGRIGIDYFRANPNIVVAIVESEKNGMGDPPQGGRAVSGVYMGIQGSNLGPAVLDAVIEGGPAAAAGLQAGDVIVKFGDAELESYNALVSLLRTRKPGDKVKIVYERDGKTLETELTLAERPRETNDSGMFNNDPSRPYEAMLNGQIENVQDRQGPIGPETGGVYKSTDGGETWTRINSINPRPMYFSQVRIDPVDESVLYVLGVGLYRSTDGGKTFRADAGRGTHADHHAMWIDPRDPRHILLGNDGGIYQTYDRAANWDHLNTKAIGQFYHVAVDPRRDYKVYGGLQDNGSWGGPMRVPGDSGSINSDWFRVGGGDGFRIAIDPTDPDLIYYTSQNGAMGRRNLRTGEGSSIRPIPNQRGQRFRFNWNTPFLLSNQNPRIFYAAGNYVFRSINQGRDLRIISPEITRTNRGSATALAESPRDPNVLYVGTDDGYLWVTRDGGVNWSEVSKNVHLPGPYWVASLEASRAEAGRVYACFDAHRSNDDRPYIYVSEDYGQSWTCLNANLPAFGSTRVLREDLVNPNVLYLGTEFGVWASVTRGSSWTQINNDLPTVAVHELAQHPTSGELIAATHGRSIWACEIAAIRQIKPETLKAKATLFEPIAGIRWRSAPSRGDTNRRFVAQNPPSGTAITYALTERANKVSLQIFDYEGKLVRSLPTRREPGLHRIPWDLTRNPPPRSGAVSTSQTAGRGRGAPAFGPRVPAGEGIYKVVLNVDGAELTTGVRVLPDPSIPVSEAFAELGVVTQQEEFQSFEEGMFQEEEEEEDANASQGGLIEL encoded by the coding sequence GTGCGAACCTTTGCGCGTTTCGCGGTGACGACCGCGAGCCTGGCCTGGTTGGCGATGTTTGCTTCAACGTTCGTCGTCGCCCAGGAACCTGCTTCCACCGATCCACCCACTCCTGCCCCCGTCGCTCCACCTCCCGCTGACGCCGCCAAGCCCGATCCGGCTCACGCTCCAAAGACCCCGGCGGAACAACCACCCGCCAACCAACCCGAGCCCCCCCAGACTGAGACCTCCAAACCCAACCAGGACAAGCCGGCGGACGAACCAAAAACCCCAATCCAGGAGGCCAAGCCCGACCAGGACAAGCCGGCGGAGCAGGCCAAACCCAAGGATGAGGCCACTCCCGAGTCGCCCCCGGCGATGCCACAGGAGTGGGCTAAAGGGATCACTTGGCGCTCGCTGGGTCCGGCGGTGATGGGCGGGCGAATCGTGGCGCTGTCAGTCTACGAGGCCGACCCTTCGACCTTCTGGGCTGCCACCGCCTCCGGCGGTTTGCTCAAAACGACCAACAACGGCATTACCTTTGAACATCAGTTCGACCGGGAATCAACTGTCTCGATCGGCGACGTGTGCGTGGCCCCCTCTCACCGCGACATCGTTTGGGTAGGGACCGGCGAACACAATCCTCGCAACTCGGTTTCCTACGGCGATGGCGTGTACAAGTCCACCGACGGCGGCAAAACCTGGACGTGCATGGGCTTACGCGACTCGTTCCAGATTGGCTCGATTCGGATTCATCCCACCAACCCGGACATTGTTTACGTCGGAGCCCTCGGGCGGCTGTACGGACCCAACGAGACCCGCGGCCTGTACAAGACCACCGACGGTGGCAAAACCTGGGAGCGGGTGTTGTTCCTGGACGACCACACCGGGATCATCGACATCGAACTGAATCCCGCCAACCCCGACATCATTCTGGCGGCTGCCTACCAACGGCAACGCGACGAGTTCGACGGCAACGAACCGGCGGTGCGCTACGGCGAGAAGGCCGGCATCTACAAGTCCACCGACGCCGGCGCGACCTGGACCCGTCTGACCAAGGGCCTCCCCAGCTGCAAGCTCGGACGCATCGGCATCGACTATTTTCGCGCCAACCCTAACATCGTGGTGGCGATCGTCGAGTCGGAGAAAAACGGGATGGGGGATCCTCCCCAAGGGGGCCGAGCCGTTTCGGGGGTGTACATGGGGATTCAGGGGTCCAACCTCGGTCCCGCCGTCCTGGACGCGGTGATCGAAGGAGGACCGGCCGCGGCCGCTGGTCTCCAGGCGGGCGACGTCATCGTCAAGTTCGGCGACGCCGAACTGGAAAGCTACAACGCGCTGGTGTCCCTGCTTCGGACCCGCAAGCCGGGCGACAAAGTCAAAATCGTTTACGAACGCGACGGCAAAACCCTGGAAACCGAGTTGACCCTGGCCGAACGCCCCCGTGAAACCAACGATTCGGGGATGTTCAACAACGACCCGTCTCGTCCTTACGAAGCGATGCTCAACGGCCAGATCGAGAACGTGCAAGATCGTCAAGGTCCGATCGGCCCCGAGACCGGCGGGGTGTACAAATCCACCGACGGCGGCGAGACTTGGACCCGGATCAACTCGATCAACCCGCGGCCGATGTATTTCAGCCAAGTGCGGATCGACCCGGTGGACGAGTCGGTGTTGTACGTGTTGGGAGTAGGCCTGTACCGCTCCACCGACGGCGGCAAGACCTTTCGGGCCGACGCCGGGCGCGGCACCCACGCCGACCACCACGCCATGTGGATCGACCCCCGCGACCCCCGGCACATCCTGCTGGGCAACGATGGCGGCATCTATCAGACCTATGACCGTGCGGCCAACTGGGACCACTTGAACACCAAAGCGATCGGCCAGTTCTACCACGTCGCGGTCGATCCCCGACGCGACTACAAGGTATACGGCGGTCTTCAGGACAACGGCTCCTGGGGCGGCCCAATGCGGGTGCCCGGCGACTCCGGCTCGATCAACTCGGATTGGTTCCGCGTCGGCGGCGGCGACGGCTTCCGCATCGCCATCGACCCGACCGATCCCGACCTGATCTATTACACCAGTCAAAACGGCGCGATGGGCCGCCGCAACCTCCGCACTGGTGAAGGTAGCTCGATCCGTCCCATACCCAACCAGCGTGGTCAGCGGTTCCGTTTCAACTGGAACACGCCGTTCCTGCTCTCCAACCAAAACCCGCGGATCTTCTACGCGGCGGGCAACTACGTCTTCCGCTCCATCAACCAGGGCCGCGACCTGCGGATCATCTCGCCGGAAATCACCCGCACCAACCGCGGCTCCGCCACAGCGCTCGCCGAAAGCCCACGCGACCCTAACGTGTTGTACGTCGGCACCGACGACGGCTACCTCTGGGTGACCCGCGACGGCGGAGTGAACTGGAGCGAAGTTTCCAAAAACGTCCACCTGCCCGGTCCCTACTGGGTGGCCTCGCTGGAGGCCAGCCGCGCCGAGGCCGGACGGGTCTACGCCTGCTTCGACGCCCACCGCTCCAACGACGATCGGCCGTACATTTATGTGAGCGAAGATTACGGCCAATCCTGGACCTGCCTCAACGCCAACCTGCCCGCCTTCGGTTCGACCCGGGTGTTGCGCGAGGACCTTGTCAACCCCAATGTGCTGTACCTGGGGACCGAGTTTGGAGTCTGGGCCAGTGTGACCCGCGGCAGCTCCTGGACCCAGATCAACAACGATCTGCCGACGGTCGCAGTGCATGAACTGGCGCAACATCCCACCTCCGGAGAGTTGATCGCCGCGACCCACGGTCGTTCGATTTGGGCATGCGAGATCGCGGCGATCCGGCAGATCAAGCCGGAAACTCTCAAGGCCAAGGCGACCTTGTTCGAGCCGATCGCGGGGATTCGCTGGCGGTCGGCTCCCTCGCGGGGTGATACCAACCGCCGCTTCGTCGCCCAGAATCCCCCCTCCGGCACCGCGATCACCTATGCGTTGACTGAACGGGCCAACAAGGTCAGTCTGCAAATCTTCGACTACGAAGGCAAACTGGTCCGCAGTCTGCCCACGCGCCGTGAGCCAGGCTTGCACCGGATTCCCTGGGATCTGACCCGCAACCCCCCCCCGCGTTCGGGCGCGGTCTCCACTAGCCAAACCGCTGGGCGGGGCCGAGGCGCTCCCGCGTTTGGACCCCGTGTGCCCGCTGGCGAGGGCATCTACAAAGTTGTCCTCAATGTCGATGGGGCGGAACTGACCACCGGAGTTCGCGTTTTGCCCGACCCCTCGATTCCTGTCTCCGAGGCGTTCGCCGAGCTTGGCGTCGTCACTCAGCAGGAGGAGTTCCAGTCGTTCGAAGAAGGCATGTTCCAAGAGGAGGAAGAGGAGGAGGACGCCAACGCCTCGCAAGGCGGTCTCATCGAACTGTGA
- the fusA gene encoding elongation factor G, with protein MDSGRQAAETADLTRFRNIGIVAHIDAGKTTTTERILYYTGTIHKMGDVDDGTTTTDFYAEEQERGITIFSAAITCRWKDHVINIIDTPGHVDFTAEVERSLRVLDGAVVIFSAVEGVEAQSETVWRQATKYKVPRICFINKMDRIGAEFDRVVQEIEERLEARPLPVVIPIGAGPEGSMGQFEGLIDLVTMQAFYSELEDKGQTIRYEAIPERCRADAELWRENLLNQLSDLDEAFAEAYMAHLEGAELTTEAIEAALRRVTLAGVAQPVLCGASFKYVGVQRLLDAVLAYLPSPLDKPPIVGHHPKKGTELTRKPDPDEPLAALVFKITNSQHGDLSFIRIYSGRLKAGTRVYNPGKDRKEICSRMYHIMADDKEAIDVAQAGDIVGVVGLKDSFTGDTLCDAAHPILLERIEFPETVISMSIEPMSSADKGKLADTLAALAREDPTFNYKVNEETGETIISGMGELHLEIIKNRMIRDYNLKARVGRPRVSYRETFKTAVHRVEGSFIRQTGGPGMFARVWIDVEPAPQPKGAPPIAFVNRLKGGVIPQEFIPAIENAIREAAKSGGETGSPLVDLKVTLVDGQAHETDSNELAFRFAAEDALKQAQEQAGAVLLEPIMKLEVVTPEEYLGDVIADLNSRRAEITAIHPRGKLQVIDAKAPLEKMFGYSNAVRSVSQGRASFAMEPLEYAPAPEGLLAILSGR; from the coding sequence ATGGATTCGGGTCGCCAGGCCGCCGAAACGGCGGATTTGACGCGGTTTCGCAACATTGGCATCGTCGCGCACATCGACGCGGGTAAAACCACCACCACCGAGCGGATCTTGTACTACACCGGCACCATCCACAAGATGGGAGACGTAGACGACGGCACCACCACCACCGACTTCTACGCCGAAGAGCAGGAACGGGGTATCACGATCTTTTCGGCAGCCATCACCTGCCGTTGGAAAGATCATGTGATCAATATTATTGACACCCCCGGCCACGTCGACTTCACTGCCGAGGTGGAGCGGTCGTTGCGGGTCCTTGATGGAGCCGTCGTGATCTTCTCGGCCGTCGAAGGGGTCGAAGCGCAAAGCGAGACGGTTTGGCGTCAAGCGACCAAATATAAGGTTCCCCGAATCTGCTTCATCAACAAGATGGATCGTATCGGCGCGGAGTTCGATCGAGTCGTTCAGGAGATCGAGGAGCGTCTCGAAGCGCGGCCGTTGCCGGTCGTGATTCCGATTGGGGCCGGTCCCGAAGGGTCGATGGGCCAGTTCGAGGGTTTGATCGATCTGGTCACCATGCAAGCGTTTTACAGCGAACTCGAAGACAAGGGACAGACGATTCGATACGAGGCGATTCCCGAACGTTGCCGAGCCGACGCCGAACTTTGGCGGGAGAATCTGCTCAACCAACTCTCTGACCTGGACGAGGCCTTCGCTGAGGCTTACATGGCCCACCTCGAAGGGGCAGAATTGACCACAGAGGCGATTGAGGCGGCCTTGAGGCGGGTGACCCTGGCCGGCGTGGCGCAGCCGGTCTTATGCGGGGCGAGTTTCAAGTATGTGGGAGTCCAGCGGCTGCTGGACGCGGTTTTAGCCTACCTCCCTAGCCCTCTGGACAAACCGCCCATCGTCGGCCACCACCCCAAGAAAGGGACCGAACTGACCCGCAAGCCCGACCCCGACGAGCCGCTGGCGGCCCTGGTGTTCAAGATCACCAATAGCCAACATGGCGACTTGTCATTCATTCGCATCTACTCTGGGCGTCTCAAGGCCGGAACGCGGGTGTACAACCCCGGCAAGGATCGCAAGGAAATCTGCTCGCGGATGTATCACATCATGGCCGACGACAAGGAGGCCATCGACGTGGCTCAGGCGGGGGATATCGTGGGGGTGGTGGGTTTAAAGGACTCGTTCACCGGCGACACCCTTTGCGACGCGGCGCACCCGATCCTGTTGGAACGGATCGAGTTTCCCGAGACGGTCATCAGCATGTCGATCGAGCCGATGAGTTCGGCCGACAAGGGTAAGCTGGCCGACACCCTCGCCGCGTTGGCTCGCGAGGACCCCACCTTCAACTACAAGGTCAACGAGGAGACCGGCGAGACGATCATCTCCGGGATGGGGGAGCTGCACCTGGAGATCATTAAGAACCGGATGATCCGGGACTACAACCTCAAAGCCCGGGTGGGCCGTCCCCGGGTGAGTTATCGGGAGACCTTCAAAACCGCGGTCCATCGGGTCGAAGGCTCGTTCATCCGCCAAACCGGCGGTCCAGGGATGTTCGCTAGGGTCTGGATCGACGTGGAGCCCGCCCCCCAGCCCAAAGGCGCGCCGCCAATCGCCTTCGTCAACCGTCTCAAGGGCGGAGTGATTCCTCAGGAGTTCATCCCCGCGATCGAAAACGCGATCCGCGAGGCAGCCAAGTCGGGAGGCGAGACCGGCTCGCCGTTGGTCGATCTCAAGGTCACCCTGGTGGACGGTCAAGCCCACGAAACCGATTCCAACGAACTCGCCTTTCGCTTCGCCGCCGAAGACGCGCTCAAGCAAGCCCAAGAACAGGCGGGCGCAGTGTTGCTGGAGCCGATCATGAAATTGGAGGTCGTCACCCCCGAGGAGTATCTGGGAGACGTCATCGCTGACCTCAACAGCCGCCGGGCCGAAATCACCGCGATCCACCCTCGGGGCAAACTTCAGGTGATCGACGCTAAAGCGCCCCTTGAAAAGATGTTCGGTTACTCCAACGCCGTGCGGTCGGTTTCCCAGGGCCGGGCCTCCTTCGCTATGGAGCCGCTGGAATACGCCCCCGCTCCTGAAGGATTGTTGGCAATCCTCAGCGGCCGCTGA
- a CDS encoding Rad52/Rad22 family DNA repair protein, which yields MTRFPDLFADLAAPFDAREIKTRVQGNQRFSYITARTVMNRLDEVVGPENWWDDYEHNEESVVCRLTVRLPDGTTVTKCDAGGYAGMADSGDDEKSAYSDAFKRAAAKFGVGRHLYGDGIPNFQRASRSARSEEARGTAQAAVAPGAGSEPTAAAEPLRRERRGPAAARSVQSEDPTARSVPGSVRESPEISGVETVAATAARSQRDDESGTREGFVPPRTGRALFSWAREIDQRSKIDLIRHLSAWGRHHEFPDRIVDWDGEQVRCAYEEAVRKLSELSAAAIPA from the coding sequence ATGACACGCTTTCCTGACCTGTTCGCGGACCTCGCCGCGCCGTTCGACGCACGGGAAATCAAGACCCGTGTTCAAGGCAACCAGCGGTTCTCCTACATCACGGCCCGCACGGTGATGAACCGTTTGGACGAGGTGGTGGGCCCGGAAAACTGGTGGGACGACTATGAACACAATGAGGAGTCGGTGGTGTGCCGCCTGACCGTGCGGCTGCCCGACGGCACGACCGTGACCAAGTGCGATGCTGGAGGCTACGCGGGGATGGCCGACTCGGGCGACGACGAAAAATCGGCCTACTCGGATGCCTTCAAGCGGGCCGCGGCCAAGTTCGGGGTGGGGCGTCACCTTTACGGCGACGGGATTCCGAACTTCCAACGCGCTTCCCGCAGCGCGCGATCTGAAGAAGCTCGTGGGACCGCCCAAGCCGCCGTCGCCCCCGGAGCTGGTTCGGAACCGACGGCCGCGGCGGAACCTCTACGTCGGGAACGTCGCGGTCCCGCTGCCGCGCGAAGTGTCCAGAGCGAGGACCCGACAGCGCGCTCGGTTCCTGGTTCCGTGAGAGAGTCGCCGGAGATTTCAGGCGTCGAGACCGTGGCCGCCACCGCAGCACGGTCGCAACGCGACGACGAAAGTGGAACTCGGGAGGGATTTGTACCACCCCGCACGGGCCGCGCGTTGTTTAGTTGGGCGCGGGAAATCGACCAACGCTCCAAGATCGACCTCATCCGGCATCTCTCAGCTTGGGGCCGTCACCATGAGTTCCCCGACCGGATCGTGGACTGGGACGGCGAGCAAGTGCGATGCGCTTACGAGGAGGCGGTGCGCAAGTTGTCCGAACTGAGCGCCGCGGCGATTCCCGCCTAA
- a CDS encoding glucose-6-phosphate dehydrogenase assembly protein OpcA, whose product MINVNNPTHEAFLRGIGVPVELPHIERELTRLWGESAQEAGGSEVSRPSVTRVVLCNLVVLGRPERLDEVQVAHPCRAILLGLEEGRGQKVEAEVAATCHLPAPGRPQVCSEKIALFAAPEAQRLLPSAVRGLLEADLPVVVWWSQPPDDSERSELLAQLANDASRVLLDLPDPASDCTLEHLARFIEAHRLRYVHDLAWFGLTPWRDLIAQRFEPPNHRHLERLTSLTIRTRTAGDPLVNPPRISGLLAGWFAGQLGWTLEQRLQRPAAETHVRHPASTIDARYRDRAGRRVIHLTLCFELDPQAQPAQIDAVELEWEEPEAVVPGCYRIERVRPGHDLARLYVTSNNLCNLPGSATIPELDPTRRLLNALQASRNDPPFQAAWNQARQLLGPPDTPSTPSRPAPPTEPTRQS is encoded by the coding sequence ATGATAAATGTCAACAACCCGACCCATGAGGCGTTTTTACGTGGGATCGGCGTGCCGGTCGAGTTGCCTCACATCGAGCGCGAGTTGACCCGGTTGTGGGGTGAGTCGGCTCAGGAGGCCGGTGGATCGGAGGTGAGCCGGCCCTCGGTGACGCGCGTCGTGTTGTGCAACCTGGTGGTGCTGGGGCGTCCCGAACGCCTCGATGAGGTGCAAGTCGCCCACCCCTGTCGCGCGATCTTGCTGGGTTTGGAGGAAGGACGCGGCCAGAAGGTCGAGGCCGAGGTGGCCGCGACGTGTCATCTGCCCGCGCCGGGACGCCCTCAGGTGTGTTCGGAAAAGATCGCCCTGTTCGCCGCACCGGAGGCTCAGCGGTTGTTGCCTTCGGCAGTGCGGGGCTTGCTGGAGGCCGACCTGCCGGTGGTCGTCTGGTGGTCCCAACCGCCGGACGACTCGGAACGAAGCGAGCTGTTGGCCCAACTCGCCAACGACGCCTCCCGAGTGCTGTTGGACCTCCCCGACCCCGCTTCTGATTGCACCCTCGAGCACCTGGCCCGGTTCATCGAAGCCCATCGGCTCCGTTATGTCCACGACCTGGCCTGGTTCGGTTTGACCCCCTGGCGCGACCTGATCGCCCAGCGGTTCGAGCCGCCCAATCATCGTCATCTCGAACGTCTCACTAGCCTCACGATTCGGACGCGAACCGCCGGCGATCCCCTGGTCAATCCGCCCCGCATCTCCGGTCTGCTTGCTGGTTGGTTCGCCGGCCAACTTGGATGGACCTTGGAACAGCGTCTCCAACGTCCCGCCGCCGAGACCCACGTTCGCCACCCGGCCTCGACCATCGACGCTCGTTACCGCGATCGCGCCGGGCGCCGCGTAATTCACCTCACCCTGTGCTTCGAACTTGACCCACAAGCTCAACCCGCCCAAATCGACGCGGTCGAGTTGGAGTGGGAGGAACCCGAGGCGGTGGTTCCGGGTTGTTATCGCATTGAACGGGTCCGACCCGGCCACGACCTGGCCCGGCTCTACGTCACCTCCAACAACCTTTGCAACCTCCCCGGCTCCGCGACGATCCCGGAACTCGACCCTACCCGACGCCTTCTCAACGCGCTGCAAGCCTCACGGAACGACCCCCCCTTCCAGGCTGCCTGGAATCAGGCCCGCCAACTCCTCGGCCCCCCTGACACACCCTCAACCCCATCCCGACCAGCTCCCCCAACCGAACCAACCCGGCAATCTTGA
- a CDS encoding prenyltransferase/squalene oxidase repeat-containing protein: protein MDAPPLDWVIELTCWDGRAALVGSGLLAAATIWVRWVWGTRNPIGRFLAVSVAIHLVVLIVGGQSPVVRRAFFDRLDQDNGERLVAIRLGGAAGEPFAETSRVGLPRLDRPVEAIEAAEVFDLRQSLKADALGPAVAAGRPPAFEERPDPVPLIPPERDAPAALDLNPVERLRANPPDPALSSDPRPELDGPAPLDASMILPVVRPGSDSQVVGGESKEPKADPDQVALDRAARDAVRRGLRPDPLTPRDSARPQVDLTERLDALESDPSNPNPLEMLNPARLAPPPAPRPLDEVPKVFQPRFAPDRQRLAREAGATERTERAVALALQWLERHQDADGRWNGGRRRDDDGRILPGETSYTQHDPSGVTDTAESVYWEADTAMTGLALLAFMGAGHTHQAGPYRGAIAKGLAFLIREQKPDGDLRGPSLAVGLYCHAIATLALSEAHALTGDARLRAPVEKAIGFLTRSRAADGIGWRYKPGDPLGDTSVLGWVVLALKSAREGGVAVPADAWTSAERWLDRVRAGTRGGLARYQPGRPPSVAMTAEAWVCRQFLGQTAIPAEAVVEATELLLREAPGRGEYNLYAWYYATLALFQQGGPAWTAWNDRLKVELPRRQRLDGPFAGSWDPDDTVYGQYGGRLYMTALAAMTLEVYSRYLRFQAE, encoded by the coding sequence ATGGACGCGCCACCGCTGGATTGGGTGATTGAACTGACCTGCTGGGACGGACGCGCCGCGCTGGTCGGCTCGGGACTGCTGGCCGCCGCGACGATTTGGGTTCGTTGGGTTTGGGGAACACGCAACCCGATTGGTCGGTTCCTCGCGGTTTCGGTCGCGATTCATCTGGTGGTCCTGATTGTTGGCGGGCAATCGCCGGTGGTCCGCCGCGCCTTCTTTGATCGTTTGGACCAAGACAACGGCGAGCGTTTGGTTGCGATCCGTCTGGGGGGAGCGGCGGGCGAGCCGTTTGCGGAAACGTCCCGCGTCGGTCTTCCGCGGCTCGATCGACCCGTCGAGGCGATTGAGGCGGCGGAGGTCTTCGATCTTCGGCAATCTCTCAAAGCGGACGCCTTGGGTCCGGCCGTGGCCGCCGGCCGCCCCCCGGCCTTCGAGGAACGTCCCGATCCGGTTCCCCTGATCCCGCCGGAACGAGACGCGCCCGCTGCGCTTGATCTAAACCCGGTCGAGCGGCTTAGGGCCAATCCACCCGATCCGGCGTTGAGTTCTGACCCCCGCCCTGAACTAGATGGTCCCGCTCCCCTCGATGCCTCGATGATTCTGCCCGTGGTCCGCCCAGGTTCAGATTCGCAGGTGGTTGGGGGCGAGTCCAAAGAGCCAAAGGCCGACCCCGACCAGGTTGCGCTTGATCGGGCCGCCCGGGACGCGGTCCGACGCGGCTTGCGTCCCGATCCGTTGACACCACGCGACTCGGCTCGTCCCCAGGTCGATCTGACCGAACGTCTGGACGCTCTCGAGTCGGACCCCTCCAACCCCAATCCTCTCGAGATGTTGAACCCGGCCCGGCTGGCCCCGCCGCCGGCCCCTAGGCCGTTGGACGAGGTGCCCAAGGTGTTCCAACCCCGCTTCGCTCCCGATCGGCAACGTCTAGCCCGTGAGGCCGGCGCGACCGAGCGGACCGAACGCGCCGTGGCGTTGGCGCTTCAATGGTTAGAGCGTCATCAGGACGCCGACGGGCGTTGGAATGGCGGTCGGCGCCGCGACGACGACGGCCGGATCCTTCCCGGCGAGACCTCCTATACCCAGCACGACCCTTCCGGGGTCACTGACACCGCCGAGAGCGTTTATTGGGAGGCCGACACCGCGATGACCGGCTTGGCGCTGTTGGCGTTCATGGGAGCGGGCCACACTCACCAAGCCGGTCCCTATCGCGGCGCGATCGCCAAGGGTCTGGCGTTTTTGATCCGCGAGCAGAAGCCTGACGGCGACCTACGGGGTCCTAGCCTAGCGGTGGGTTTGTATTGCCACGCGATCGCCACCCTGGCGCTGAGCGAAGCGCATGCCTTGACCGGAGATGCCCGGTTGCGCGCCCCAGTGGAGAAGGCGATTGGATTTCTGACGCGGTCGCGGGCGGCCGACGGGATTGGCTGGCGTTACAAACCGGGGGACCCGTTGGGGGACACGTCGGTTTTGGGTTGGGTGGTGTTGGCCCTCAAATCGGCCCGCGAGGGCGGCGTGGCCGTGCCCGCCGACGCCTGGACCTCCGCCGAGCGTTGGCTGGATCGGGTGCGGGCCGGCACCCGGGGCGGCTTGGCCCGCTATCAGCCAGGACGCCCTCCCAGCGTCGCTATGACGGCCGAAGCCTGGGTCTGCCGCCAGTTCCTCGGCCAAACCGCGATCCCCGCCGAGGCGGTCGTTGAGGCCACCGAGTTGTTGCTCCGCGAAGCCCCCGGGCGCGGCGAATACAACCTCTATGCCTGGTATTACGCCACCCTCGCCCTGTTCCAACAAGGGGGACCGGCCTGGACCGCTTGGAACGACCGCCTCAAGGTCGAGCTGCCCCGCCGTCAGCGGCTTGACGGCCCCTTCGCCGGGAGTTGGGACCCCGACGACACGGTGTACGGCCAATACGGCGGACGCCTCTACATGACCGCCCTCGCCGCCATGACCCTGGAAGTCTATTCCCGCTACCTGCGGTTTCAGGCGGAGTGA
- a CDS encoding DUF721 domain-containing protein: MSFSRPVQVGRVIADLFAARGLARREASLDLERAWNAVISEPLRRRTRVGVLRRGVLAVLVDHPILLEELAAYRKPQLLEALRRELPGAVLRDLRFRLGAIEPQPPPPTSPPPGCSS; the protein is encoded by the coding sequence TTGAGCTTTAGTCGTCCGGTTCAAGTCGGCCGCGTGATCGCCGATCTCTTCGCTGCGCGGGGCTTGGCGCGCCGCGAGGCGAGTCTGGATCTCGAACGTGCCTGGAACGCCGTGATCAGCGAACCGCTCCGACGACGAACTCGGGTGGGTGTTTTGAGGCGCGGGGTTCTGGCCGTGCTGGTGGACCACCCGATCCTGTTGGAGGAGTTGGCCGCCTATCGCAAACCTCAGCTGCTCGAAGCGCTTCGGCGGGAACTGCCTGGCGCAGTGCTGCGTGATCTCCGGTTTCGTCTGGGCGCGATCGAACCCCAACCCCCACCTCCCACGTCGCCGCCTCCAGGCTGCTCCTCCTAA